Genomic DNA from Streptomyces sp. NBC_01571:
TGCCGGTGCCAGTACCGGTACCGGCACCGACGGCGATCCGGCTCATTCTCGCGGCGCCGCGCCCCGAAGCGCCGTGATGCAGGAGCCGATCGCCTGCTGGAGCTCCTCCAGCCGCTGCACCATGTCGTCCTCGTAGATGTCGTCGGCGTCGTCGAAGGTCAGCTCCTCGAAGACCCTCGTGGCCCGCTGCAGGCTGTTGTAGAACTTCGTGCGGCGTTCCTGGACCCGCAGTTCGGGGTCCGCCTCGACGGTCTCGACGACCAGACCCTTCATCGTGTCGTAGGCCTCCGTCGCCCACTCGCCCGTGTCCTCGCCCTCGTCCAGCTCGTCGAGGAGCGACAGATGGCGCTCGGCCTCCGAGCGGAGCTCGGCCGGCGCGTCGAGGGTCTGCCCCGCCGGGGTCCTGATCTGCCCCTTCTCGGCGATCTGGCGGACGTAGCCGATCCGGTCGGCCGCCCTGGTCTCGGTGGCCACCGCCTTCTTCAGTTCGTCGGTCCGGGCGATGTCGCGGGCCAACTCGGCCTGCAGCGCCGGGTCTTCCTTCACCCGGTCCAGGAGCGCGGTGCGGGCCGCCTGCGCCGTCGAGGGGTCGGCGAGGATCGCGGCCCGCAGCGCGGTGGGATTCTCGGCGACCTCCAGCGCCTTGGTGGGGCGGATGCCCTCGGCCTGCGCCGCCTCGGCGATGGCGGTTCCCCGTTCGGAGGACGCGCTGGAACGGGAGACGTAGTACGTCAGCCACGCGTCCGCGCCCGGCAGTTCGATCTCCTCGCCCGGGACGAGAACCTCGAAGTGCGGGACGAGGCCGTCGTCGGCCGCCTTGTCCCACGCCTTGTAGAAGCGCATCACCCGCTCGGGTGAGCAGGCGGCCAGCTCGGCGAACTCCTTCGCGGACACCTTCGCGGTCTCGTCGGCGGACTGCCCGCCGGGACGCACACTGCGCGCGACCTTGAGGGCGAAGGCCCAGCCGCCGGTCCGCGCGTAGGCCCCGAAGTCACGCGCATCACGAGAGACGGCGTCGTCCTGCGCGTCACGGGAGACGGAGTCCTGCGGGTCGCGTGAGACGGCGTCGTCGTCCTGCGCTTCGCGTGAGACGGGGACCTGTGCGTCGGGGCGCGCGGCGGATTCGGCGGTCGGGACGAAGGTTGCGGTCACCGGGAACTCTCCAAGGTAAGTGCGGAGTTAAGATCACAGAGAATGAAGCTTTGGCCGTAGGTTGGGCCGGATCAAGCAGACACACAAGCAACAACGGAATCAAGTAAGCCTGAAACGACGCGATGTGACGCTGTTCACCCCGATGTGGCGCAAAGTGATGAATTCCTTACAGTCATCACACGTAGGGGAGGGGGCAGTACATCGTGAGACCGGCGGGAGGATCCATCGTGCGACCGTTCACCCTCAACTACGCCTTGCCCACAGGGCATTCGGCCGCTGTACCCCCGTACCACTTCGACGTGTCCCTGCAACTGAACGTGCTGCCGGACGGTCGGCCGGCCGTCAGCGACCGCGCTCTCCTCATGGCGACCGGTACGACGACATCCACCGCCGGTTCCCAGACGCACTTCGACGACTGACGGCCACCCACCGCGATGACGGTACTGATTCTCACGGCGGAGCAGGACGTCACCGCCGACATGGTCGTGGCCAGGCTGCACGAACAGGGCGTGCCCATGGTGCGCCTGGACCCCGCCGACGTGCCGGGCAGGGCTGTCCTGTCCGCGGACTACGCGCACGGCGACTTCGACGGCTACCTCTCGGTCAACGGCCATGTGCTCAGCATGGGCGGCCTCCGATCCGTGTGGGTGCGCCGCCCGGGCGAGCCCGCGGCGCACGCGCCGGAGCCCTCGCCCTGGCTGACCGCGGAGACCCGGCAGGCGCTGTTCGGGATGCTCTACTCCGCCTCGACCCGCTGGATGAACCACCCGCGCCGCGCCGAGCAGGCCCGGCACAAGCCCTGGCAGTTGAGGGTGGCGCACAGCAGCGGGTTCGCGGTGCCGCCGACCGTCATCACGACAGCGCCGCGGGTGGCCCAGCAGTTCGTCGAGGAGTACCGGCAGGTGGTGGTCAAGTCCGCCTCCGGGCCTCCGCCAGGCGAACCCCGGGTGGCACTGCCCACCACCCTGATCGGCCCCGACGCGGACTTCTCCGGTGTCGCGGCCGGACCCGCGCTTCTTCAGCAGTACATTCCCAAGCGCGCCGACATCCGGCTCACCTGCATCGGGGACCGTCTCTTCGGCGCCCGAAAGACCGCGGTGGCGGGACAGGTCGACGGACGCTTCGGCGAGACCGGGCACGTCTGGGAGCCCGTCGCGGTGCCGGGGCGCATCGCCCGTTCGGTGCAGGAGTACACGGCCTTCACCGAACTCGCCTACACGGCCTTCGACTTCGCCGAGGACGAGGAAGGGGTGTGGTGGTTCCTCGAGGGCAACCAGGGCGGCCAGTTCGGCTTCATCGAGCTGGAGACCGGCCAGCCCATCTCCGAGGCGGTGGCGCTGTGGCTCTCCCAGCGAAGACCGGCGGACCGCCGCTGACCGCGGTCGACCTTCACCCGCTCGCCGGACCCCGGCGGCGCGGGCCGGGTACGGGACCCCGGCGGCACGGGCCGGACACAGAACCGGACAAAGGACCGGGCGCGGGCGTGGCGGGTCGGCTGTCGTGATCCGGGATCACTCCGCCGTGTACGTGAACGTCCGCAGGAACGTGTCCAGCGCCTGCTGGTTGGCGGCCGTGTCCCAGTCGTCCGCCGGGGTCGTCCACCGCAGGGAGAACCCGCGCTGGTCGTCGACGAGGAAGCCGCGCCCGAACGTGCGCTCCCGGACCCCGTCGGACGTGGAGAGCCACTCCATGTCCGCGCCCTGGTAGCCGCGGTAGTCGACGGAGCGGATGCCGCCCAGCCGCTCGTAGCCGATGGAGTCGCCCCGCAGGGAGGTGTCCACCTCGTTCCAGACCGCGACCGGGTCCGGGGCCAGCCGGGTGCTGTAGGTGACGGTCAGGGCGCGTGGGTCGCCGCTGGCGCCGAGCAGGACACGGTAGGACCGGTCGGCGGACCGCTCGGTCCGCAGGGGTGCCCAGCCCTTGGGGAGGTCGATGCCGAAGCCCTGGGGTGCGGTGAAGCGGAAGAACCCCGCCGGCGGATCCGGTCGTTCGGTGCGGGACGGGGACGGGGACGGGGAAGTGGACGGCGACGGGGACGCCGAGCGGGACGCCGAGGCCGAGGGGGTCCCCCGGGGGTCCGTGCCCCCGGCGGTGGGAGCGGGGGAGGCGGCCGGCCGGCCGGGCGCGGAGGCGGACGGCGCGGAGCCCGACGCGGACGTGCCGCGCTCGGACAGCCCGCCCGCCGCGGCGAGACCGGCGAAGCAGACGACCGTCACGGCCAGGGCTCCCCCCAGCAACACCGGTCGGCTGACGGGCCGTCCGCCGCGCAACCGTCCCGGGCGGGCGCCTTCGAAACCGGACTCCTCGAACAACGGCAGCGTCCCGGTCGGCTCCGAGTCGTCGAGCTCCGCCTTGAGGATGCGCGTGAGCGCCTCCCGTACCACCGACTCGGGCACCCGCTCCACGGGATCCCGGCGCAGGAGCCCCTGGATGGCCGGGCCGAGCGGCCCGGCGTTGAGCGGGGCCCGGATGGGCAGCCGCTCCACGGCGCGGAACGTCGCCTCGAGACTGCCCCGGTCCCGGATGACCGGCCGGCCCTCGACCATCTCGTACATGATCGCGCCCAGTGCCCACAGATCGGTGGCCGGTCCGCCGCCCTCACCGCGGGCCTGTTCGGGCGAGGCGTACGAGGGCGCCGTGACGCGGGGTGCGTCGGTGGCTCCCATCAGTCCGAATCCGCCCACCGTGATCCCGCCGAACTCCTCCACCCACACCTGCCCGGGACTCAGGTCGCCGTGCGTGAAGCCCTCTTGGTGCGCGGCGCCCAGGACCTCGAGCAGATCGAGCCCGATGCGGGCCGTCCTGACGTGGTCCACGGGGCCGTGCGCGAGGAGTGTGCTCAAGGGGACGCCCGCCGGCCTCGCGGTGACGGTCCACAGGAACTCGTCGTCCTCGATGACATCGACGACGACGGCAACCCGCCCGGAGCAGACCATCCCCAGCGCCTCGGACTCACGGGTGATCCGTACGGCGGTGCGCAGCCCGGCCTCCTCGCGCAGGTGGTCCGGGCGCCGTGAGCGGGTCAAGGTGACGAGTCGTCGGGACTCGACGTCCTGGCCGTTCCAGCTCTCGCGTCCCTCCTCCTGGTGGACGACCTCCAGGAGCCGGTATCTTCCCGCGACCGACTCGTCCGTGGAGACTTGCACCTTGACCATGGTCATCCCTCGCTGCACAACGGGCACTCACCTTTCCCGTTGGTACGGCGGGTGTGACGGTGGGTGTTCAAAGGCGGGCGATTCCCAGGTCCTGTTTTTCCTGAATTCTTTTCATGTAGCGCACATGTACGAACAGTTCGGGCCTGTTCTTCCACCAGGCCGCCGTGCTGCCGCCCGGTCGTCCGCGGCGGTTCAGCTCACGGTGACCTTGCCGATGTACGACGCGGCGAAGGTGGCCGCCGCCGCGGGCGAGTCCAGGATCCGCCGCAGCCGGGCGCGCGCGGCACCCGCCCGGAAGGGTTCGCCCGAGGACGGCCCGTGCAGCAACTCGGCCAGCCACTGCGAGAATTCCTGGTACTCCCAGACCCGCCGCAGGCAGGCCGCCGAGTAGTCGCGCAGCCCGCTGCCGTCACCCGTGCCGCAGTACGCCACGAGGGCGTCCGCGAGGAGCAGGGCGTCGTGCAGCGCGAGGTTCATGCCCTTCGCGGCGATCGGCGCCACGAGGTGGGCCGAGTCGCCCGCCAGGAACAGCCGCCCGTACGACATCGGTTCGACGACGTAGCTGTGCATGTCGAGCACGCGCTTCTCGATCAGCCGTCCCTCGGTCAGCGGGGGCGCCCCGGCCACCGCCAGCCGGGCGTGCAGCTCCGACCACACGCGGTCGTGCGACCAGCGCTCCGGGTCCTCACCGGGTGCCACCTCCAGGTAGTAGCGGGTGACCTCCGGACTGCGGGCCATATGAGCGGCGAATCCCCGCGGGTGGACGCCGAAGACGACACAGTCGCTGGACGGCGGCGCCTCGGCCAGCAGCGCCAGCCATCCGACGCCGTAGTCGTGACGGGCGACGGTGCCCCGCCCGGGCGCCACACAGGAGCGGGTCACTCCGCGCGCGCCGTCGCACCCGGCCACGATCTCGCAGTCGATGCGGCGCCGTTCGCCCGTGGCCGGATCCGTGTACAGCACCGAGGGCTCGTCGCCGTCGAGGCCGTGCAGGGCCACGTCCTTCACCCCGAACCGGATGTCGCCGCCCTTCACGTCGGCGTACGCCCGCACCAGGTCGGTCACCAGCAGGGGCTGCGGATAGACGAAGTGCCGCTCCCCGGTCAGCTCGGCGTACCGGAAGCGGTGGCGTTCGCCGTCGATGCGGAACTCGCAGTCGCTGTGCGCCTGCGCCCGCTCCACGAGCCGCTCCGCGAGCCCCCGCTCGCGCAGCGCCCGCACCGCCCACTCCTCGATGAATCCCGCGCGGGGCCGCTGTTCGACGAACTCCCGGCTCTCGGTCTCCAGAACCACACAGCCGACGCCCGCCGAGCGCAGTATGTTCGCGACGGTGAGCCCCGCGGGCCCCGCGCCGATGACGACGACCGGGACACGCCGCGTCGGCGCGGAAGTGGGGGAGGGCTTGATCATCTGTGCATTATGTCGGTGGCCCGACAACCCCTGGCAGGGTCTGCACAACCCTCTGACACTTCCTTCGCCGACGCGGCGCGACTTCCTCGATGCCGAAGCCGATGCCGATGCCGCTCAGGCGCGCCATGAAGTCCCAACGCCCCTTTGAACACCCGGCGGGCGCCGGTGCCGTCGTCGGCGAAGCGGATGACACCGCCGGACTCTGAGATCCCGGCCCGCTCGACTATGGCCATCGACCGGCGAACAGCGAGGCGTCAACCGGCGGACCCGCGGGTACCAAATCCCTTCCACCTGTGGTCAACGGGGCAGCAGTCGCGGAGCTACCTGAGCTTCCCAAGGTGAGAGTGCGAAGGGCTTGCTGTCGCTGTCAGGACTCCCGGGCCTTTTCACCGTCAGGGCCCACGGTGACAGCGTGGACGCCGCTCCCGAGCAAGTGCCAGGAGTCGAACTGCGGGTCCGGGTTGATGCGCAGGCCGGCGCCGTCCTCGGAGTCGATGGTCAAGGTGCCGAGACCTTGGACGTCGACGGCCGCGAGCGTGTCACCGAAGAGCCCGAGCACGGGAGCAAGAAAGACGCCCATGCGCCCCAACTTGCCACAGTCGGTGGGGCGTGGTGCTTCCAGGCTGGGTCGTCTCTGGGCCGTCCGAGGTCACTCAGCAGGGGCCAACGACGACCAATGACGACCACCCAGCCGTACGGGACCACCGTCCTGCGCTGTGAAAACCCAGGTCTCCATGACCCCGACAAGACCCAGGGCAAGAGGAAGCCGAGGCCACAACAGCAATCGGCTGGCCAGGACGGCTCGTTGCGCTCACGATGGGCGCATGGACCGGTTGCAGCACAGCGCTTGGCAGTATGTGGCGGAGCTACTCCCACCCGAGGAGCTCCCGATGCTCGCTGCTCGTGCACTCGTCGACGGATGTGATTTCCCCGCCCTGCGCGAACTGGCCGGCCTGCCACGCAGGAGCGAAGAGACCGAGATCCGTGAACTGTACGTCCAGGCCCTGCACGAACTCGGCATACCTCTTCCCGACGAGGAGACAGCCGGCCGCTGGTGCCTCGTGAACCTCGCGTTCGGTCTCGCGAAAGGCGAGCTGGGCCCCAAGGACGTAGCCGACCGGCTGTCAATGACGGTCGCGGCTCGTACACCGGAGGAGACTCAGTTCCTCTCCGTCGCAGCGGACTACAGCAGACGGATGGGACCGGACGAACTCCCGGGATGGGAGAACGATCTCAGGACCTCGGCCCACTCGTTGATCGCCTGCACCGATCTCGAATCCGTTATCGGCGTGCCGGGTTCGCGGCGCGACTGACTGACCTGCCGGAATGCGCCCCGGGCCAGACCCGCGCCAGATACTGCTGGGAACCACGGGGAACAGCGGTCACCCACCCAGAAGCTCCCACAGATCGTGACGCGGCTGGACAGCAGGTCAGCGGGACTCTCTAGTCAATGACGGCTCGTCGCAGTCGAGATGCACTGTTCACCTGGGCCGCCGCTACAGCCGAGGCGCCCTGGGGAACTTCGCCGCTGACCACGTCATCCTTACAAGGCAAGTGT
This window encodes:
- a CDS encoding DUF6188 family protein; amino-acid sequence: MGVFLAPVLGLFGDTLAAVDVQGLGTLTIDSEDGAGLRINPDPQFDSWHLLGSGVHAVTVGPDGEKARES
- a CDS encoding 4-hydroxybenzoate 3-monooxygenase, which produces MIKPSPTSAPTRRVPVVVIGAGPAGLTVANILRSAGVGCVVLETESREFVEQRPRAGFIEEWAVRALRERGLAERLVERAQAHSDCEFRIDGERHRFRYAELTGERHFVYPQPLLVTDLVRAYADVKGGDIRFGVKDVALHGLDGDEPSVLYTDPATGERRRIDCEIVAGCDGARGVTRSCVAPGRGTVARHDYGVGWLALLAEAPPSSDCVVFGVHPRGFAAHMARSPEVTRYYLEVAPGEDPERWSHDRVWSELHARLAVAGAPPLTEGRLIEKRVLDMHSYVVEPMSYGRLFLAGDSAHLVAPIAAKGMNLALHDALLLADALVAYCGTGDGSGLRDYSAACLRRVWEYQEFSQWLAELLHGPSSGEPFRAGAARARLRRILDSPAAAATFAASYIGKVTVS
- a CDS encoding MvdC/MvdD family ATP grasp protein — its product is MTVLILTAEQDVTADMVVARLHEQGVPMVRLDPADVPGRAVLSADYAHGDFDGYLSVNGHVLSMGGLRSVWVRRPGEPAAHAPEPSPWLTAETRQALFGMLYSASTRWMNHPRRAEQARHKPWQLRVAHSSGFAVPPTVITTAPRVAQQFVEEYRQVVVKSASGPPPGEPRVALPTTLIGPDADFSGVAAGPALLQQYIPKRADIRLTCIGDRLFGARKTAVAGQVDGRFGETGHVWEPVAVPGRIARSVQEYTAFTELAYTAFDFAEDEEGVWWFLEGNQGGQFGFIELETGQPISEAVALWLSQRRPADRR
- the tgmA gene encoding putative ATP-grasp-modified RiPP — protein: MRPFTLNYALPTGHSAAVPPYHFDVSLQLNVLPDGRPAVSDRALLMATGTTTSTAGSQTHFDD
- a CDS encoding serine/threonine protein kinase, whose protein sequence is MVKVQVSTDESVAGRYRLLEVVHQEEGRESWNGQDVESRRLVTLTRSRRPDHLREEAGLRTAVRITRESEALGMVCSGRVAVVVDVIEDDEFLWTVTARPAGVPLSTLLAHGPVDHVRTARIGLDLLEVLGAAHQEGFTHGDLSPGQVWVEEFGGITVGGFGLMGATDAPRVTAPSYASPEQARGEGGGPATDLWALGAIMYEMVEGRPVIRDRGSLEATFRAVERLPIRAPLNAGPLGPAIQGLLRRDPVERVPESVVREALTRILKAELDDSEPTGTLPLFEESGFEGARPGRLRGGRPVSRPVLLGGALAVTVVCFAGLAAAGGLSERGTSASGSAPSASAPGRPAASPAPTAGGTDPRGTPSASASRSASPSPSTSPSPSPSRTERPDPPAGFFRFTAPQGFGIDLPKGWAPLRTERSADRSYRVLLGASGDPRALTVTYSTRLAPDPVAVWNEVDTSLRGDSIGYERLGGIRSVDYRGYQGADMEWLSTSDGVRERTFGRGFLVDDQRGFSLRWTTPADDWDTAANQQALDTFLRTFTYTAE